The following DNA comes from Desulfuromonadales bacterium.
GCGCCCAGCCGATGACCAAAACGCAGAAGGGCGCCGCCATCGGTACGGGCATCGGCGCGGCGGCCGGCGCCGGCCTCGGCCAGGCCATCGGCGGCGACACCAAGGGGACGCTGCTCGGTGCCGGCATCGGCGCGGTGGTCGGCGGCCTGGCCGGCGGCTCGATCGGCCGCTACATGGACAACCAGGAAGCGTCGATG
Coding sequences within:
- a CDS encoding glycine zipper domain-containing protein; its protein translation is MKRTLVICLAVALTAAGCAQPMTKTQKGAAIGTGIGAAAGAGLGQAIGGDTKGTLLGAGIGAVVGGLAGGSIGRYMDNQEASM